GGAAGGACTAAACCTGAGTTTTATAGTTCCAGACCTTCAGAGTAAAATTCCCATCTCAGCAGCCAACAAAGTATTGCTCTATCAAAAAATTGTTTAATGTGAAAGACATTCTCATTTTCTTGCAGGCTGAAGTTTCTGCTCCTGCAAACACAGAAGAAGCAAACCGTCCAGACTATGTCTTAAATAAGTATGACTACTTTGGTTACGGTAAGACATCTCTATACATGATTTTAGTTTTGTTACGGACTGTATCTATTTTCATCATGTATGTCCATATTTTGCTTGAAAAGACTAACAGTTTGTATTTCATGTATTTTTTTGGATAACTCCTAATGCTTTGTATTGTTTTATAGGGACCAATAGTTCTGTACATCAAGTAAATGTTATTGCGGTGACAAAGGTATAATTTTCCATATTCTGTTTTCTAACTTGACATTTTATTAGCTTTAGGATTTCCATTTGCAATGATATTAGCTGATAGCTTTTCCAAATCCAATAGTTGGCTTTAGCTTATTGTTATTCATGTATTGCAGCTGTCCTGCTTTGTATTGCCAAGTCAATATGGACATCTGCTGCAAACCAAGACAATTTGGAATGCAGAAGAAACACCTGAAAGCCATTCATTGATGGAACAAATTTTACATTTAGAGAAATTAGAGGTAAGTCTAGATAGATGTATGTTTGTATCTATGATATTTCTATTTTGTCAAGGCAGTATGTATCATGTCTCAGTTTGCTCACTGTACTGGAGGAATGATGATCAGACATACTAATTGCTTAAATTGTAACATTTATGCTATGTCTGCTAACTTTGATTTAATATCATCGGTGGCCATTGGATTTTATTGATATTTCCTAAAAGAAAGAAATACAAGGGCAAATTTGGCAGTTTAAGTTTTGCATCTCATGGTCTACAAGTTAAAGAGACAAGCATGCCATCATAATAATTTACAGCTTACTTGCTGATCTTGCTTACCTTAATTCTTATCTATTTTGTAGGTTGATATCTTTCGTGGATTTACTTTGCCAGAAGCTCCAACTTTTAATCAAGTTTTTGGAGGACAATTGATTGCGCAGGCATGTTTCAACCGCTCTCTTAGTTGCTGTCATCTATATCTGCCAGCTGCATGTATTTGACCGCCTCATTTCTATGCTGTAGAGGGATATCCTAGTTCCTATATTTAAGTACGGATATGTGAATCACCGAGTCAATGCTaaaaggaagcttcttaagcatgCTTCTGAATTCCCTCAACTTTTAGAAACATATAGTTCACATGTATGAGTATCTCCACAAGCAACAGTTCAGTAACAGATATACATTTTATGTTTGAATAATGCAATCAACTTTCTTCAAGACAGCTCTGTTGCATTGTTGTTGGTGATGTTTATCCTTTTGGTATTTTCTTTCATAATGTATTATCAACCTTATTGCTAATTAGCTTCTTCAATGAAATTAAGTTATCAAAGAACTTCACATAAAGCTTCCTTTTGAATGCCTGTACGAATTCATTTGAATTAAGACCAGAAGATCCAGAATTCACCTTTGTGAACTCGCTTGGTGATTATAGATTTTCTAGCAACTCTTTATATTTTTATTTGAAGTTTTGAACTCGGAACAATATCAAATTGAAATCTTCTTTGTCGTGGTTGCTGTTAACTGTAGATTTTTTAATACAATACTTGGAACCCAGGTAAGTCTCAGCTTTTCTGTTATTTAAATGACGTTCACTCAAGATATCAAATGGAAACTAGTCAGTTTTTTTAGACTAACAGGGAGGGCTCTCCCTGGTTCCATTATAAAATGAAACCGCCAGTTCATACATCAGCTCACTTAGGGAGCAGTTCAGCAGAAAGACAGAATGGTTTTAGAACATAACACAGGCAGTAAAACTACTCAGTATTTGACACTGTATTAACCTTATTCTGATTCAATTATTTGTGTTTGGTTAAAAAGCACTGCTTGGCCAGTGGTCATCATAACTCACTCCCTACACTCCCATACAAGAGGAAAAACATTTACTATAAAACTGACTAGTTTTCACTATAGAGGGGGTAGAATAAAAGCTTTGCACATCATTGCCAATGGTTTTCACTATGTCTTAACCTTCATGCAGGCACTAGCAGCAGCATCCAAGACTGTCGATTGCCTGAAACTTGTGCATAGTCTGCATGCAATTTTTCTAATAGCAGGAGACAATAATAGTAAGAATAttttgaactttgtgttcatttTGTCCATAACAGGGGGCAAACAGAAACTAAAGTCTGGCCTATAATTATCAGTACTGTACTCGTATTAATGCCCTGTACTGTAATTATCTTTTTAAGTTTTGATTGTTAATGCACTATCCTTTTGTTCAAACAAAACCATGCTTATATCTGTCTTTGTTATGTCCTCTGCTATAGTGCCAATAATATATCAAGTACATCGGGAGCGTGATGGAACCAGCTTTGCCACCAGAAAAGTGGAGGCAAAGCAGAAAGGCCTTGTTATGTTCACTTTAATTGTTTCTTTCCAGGTGATTATCCTTAAAGTTGTATAAATAATTATAGCAGAATTGTTAGGCAAGTTTTAGTTATTTTTAACACTCCCAGTGATATAACCAGGGGAAGCGTGTACCCTGTTCATGTGGAGAACATATTAGATAGTAGCTCAAACGACAGTTTTGTACTAGTAGCTTCCAAAATGTTGTGTCAAATAGTTGTTCCTTCGTTTATTTTAGTGTTTAACCCCTTAAACTATATCATCTGTCCAAACTCTTCTGCACAAGAAATGAAAAAAAGGAGTGCCAGACTGAACAGAGAATTGCGTTCACTATCTCAATACTAGGTTCATATGCTCCTAAGAGCTTTCCATGATAATCAAATCAAGCATGAACAGACATACTATACAAAGTTTTAAGTTCTTAAATTTTAAACCCAGAGTTGTTTTGCTCTATCCGCTGCCAATAGATCAATTCAATTCTTCAATCAGCATTTATATATTAAAGTGAAGTAATAAATTTGTCCAGGAGTACAACTAGCGAAATGATACTACTAGGCGATACATTGGAGGATCAGCCCCACTAAATTAATCTACTAGACAAAGAAGAAAGGGTGTCTAACTTCTGTTTTGGTTCTTTTGCAGAAGGAAGAATTAGGGTTTGAGCATCAGGCTGCAATCATGCCTGACGTTCCTCCTCCAGAACAGGCAAGGGTTTTTATCACTTTCCTCTGATGCCCTTGGGGAAATAGTCTTGGAACTAATAAGTAATCAAATGCAGCTCCTGAATATGGAGGAGATACGGGAAAGAAGACTCACTGATCCACGGTTTCCGATGTAAATTTTCTTGACTACGAATCATATGTTTTGTTAATTGGCTAAACTAACTGTTTTAACTTTAAAATATTCACCTTAAGACGCAACATCTTAGAAAAGCATGATTGTTTATGTGTTTATTAGTTTTCAAGTGGATCCCCCATTCTGGCAATGGCACTAGTTTGACGACACATTTGGAATAACAGCAATAacaacaagttggggtaggctagagctgaaacccataagattCATTTAGAATATTATAATTATATACTTCTTAAGCTTCAGTTGTCATATGGATTTGACAGTACGTTCATCTCTTTATCACATGCTGTGATAGTCCTGAGTCCTGACAGTTCAGTAATCTGCAGGCAATATAGGAACTCAGCTGCCAAGAAAAAGTTTGTACCTTGGCCCATTGAAATGAGGTTCTGCCAAGATTCTAAATCTCAACATGAACCAAGGTAAGTTTGCGATGAAATTTTTTTGCGGCCCTGAGATTCACTAATCATTTGTTTCTTTGTGGCTCACGGATCTTTTTAGATAGAAATTCTAAGCTTCAGTATAGATTCTCCAGACTAATTATTTTTAGATAGATTGTATTGCAATATATGTTTTTCTGATTCAGTAATGCATCTGATTCTTTTCAGCCTGCATTATTGGTTTAGAGCTAGAGGAAAACTTTCGGATGATCCAGCTCTGCATAGGTTGGCCATTTATCGCTGTACATTGGTCATATGTTAAACAGCTGGGTATGCTGATGACATTATTCTATGGTATTACAGATGTGTTGTAGCATATGCTTCGGATCTACTATATTCAGGCGTCAGCCTAAATCCGCACCGGAAGAGGGGTTTGAAGACATACTCTCTCAGTCTTGATCACTCGTATGTTTCAAGGGTTTACAGTCATTATCGGGATTTTCAATTTGCCACATTCGTCCCACCAATAAATGGTCTCTTTTCTGTTGCCTGTTAATGTTTTGCAGGATGTGGTTCCACAAGCCTGTGAAAGCTGATGACTGGTTGTTATATGTGGTAAGCTATTGGCTTG
This region of Triticum aestivum cultivar Chinese Spring chromosome 2D, IWGSC CS RefSeq v2.1, whole genome shotgun sequence genomic DNA includes:
- the LOC123054202 gene encoding acyl-CoA thioesterase 2 isoform X1, with product MDREQGKAAASLPDLGATVANSGDDSRWCAVTEFLGQVPLLQCLPGSSIRRIAEAVQVKHYEPGDYVAREGEPVDGLCIILDGQAEVSAPANTEEANRPDYVLNKYDYFGYGTNSSVHQVNVIAVTKLSCFVLPSQYGHLLQTKTIWNAEETPESHSLMEQILHLEKLEVDIFRGFTLPEAPTFNQVFGGQLIAQALAAASKTVDCLKLVHSLHAIFLIAGDNNMPIIYQVHRERDGTSFATRKVEAKQKGLVMFTLIVSFQKEELGFEHQAAIMPDVPPPEQLLNMEEIRERRLTDPRFPMQYRNSAAKKKFVPWPIEMRFCQDSKSQHEPSLHYWFRARGKLSDDPALHRCVVAYASDLLYSGVSLNPHRKRGLKTYSLSLDHSMWFHKPVKADDWLLYVIDSPSAHGGRGFVTGRMFNRQGELIVSLTQEALIRRAKTPGQTPRPKL
- the LOC123054202 gene encoding acyl-CoA thioesterase 2 isoform X2; this encodes MDREQVTEFLGQVPLLQCLPGSSIRRIAEAVQVKHYEPGDYVAREGEPVDGLCIILDGQAEVSAPANTEEANRPDYVLNKYDYFGYGTNSSVHQVNVIAVTKLSCFVLPSQYGHLLQTKTIWNAEETPESHSLMEQILHLEKLEVDIFRGFTLPEAPTFNQVFGGQLIAQALAAASKTVDCLKLVHSLHAIFLIAGDNNMPIIYQVHRERDGTSFATRKVEAKQKGLVMFTLIVSFQKEELGFEHQAAIMPDVPPPEQLLNMEEIRERRLTDPRFPMQYRNSAAKKKFVPWPIEMRFCQDSKSQHEPSLHYWFRARGKLSDDPALHRCVVAYASDLLYSGVSLNPHRKRGLKTYSLSLDHSMWFHKPVKADDWLLYVIDSPSAHGGRGFVTGRMFNRQGELIVSLTQEALIRRAKTPGQTPRPKL